A window of Mustela erminea isolate mMusErm1 chromosome 19, mMusErm1.Pri, whole genome shotgun sequence genomic DNA:
GTGTTTTGGACAAGGGAAACGGGATTTTAACTACATCATCAGATCAAAGGCCACAGTTCAAGAGAGGGAATGGACTGGTGGTAAGGCTTTGGGAGCCATTAGCCTATAGATGACATGAAGACAACTGAGTAGATGAGGTCACAAGGTGAAGCTGAAGAAGGAAAGAGTCTGGGGCCCCTCTCTTACTTAGAGTTCAGGGAAATGGAGGGCAACCAGCAAAGTGTCTGGCAGGTCAGTTGATGAGTACCTTgtgattaagaaaagaaaggcttttaTTTAGGGAAGACATGCAATGGGGTCACCCGCTGTTGCAAAGTCCAGAGACTAAGCAGAGGTCTTGATAACAGGAGTgtcaggaagtgtgtgtgtgtgtgtgtgtgtgttaatttgaataacaagattttttaaaaaagattttatctatttatttgacagacagagatcacaggcaggcagaggggcaggcagagagagagggaggaagcaggctccctgctgagcagagagcctgttgcagagcttgatcccaggaccctgggatcacagggctccatcccaggaccttgggaccatgacctgagctgaaggcagaggctttaacccactgagccacccaggtgcccctaaagcgtTCTCATCTAGAGGGGGCAGCAGAGATGGGTGCCTCCCAACCCCGGTCAGCACCTGTCACTCTGCAGTAATGAACGGCTATACATTTAGTGGCCTCCAACAGCACAATTTTATCATCTTACCATTCCAGAGGTCCCAAGTCAAAAATGGGTTTCACTGGGttaaagtcaaggtgttggcaagcaGGCCTgagttccttctggaagctccaggGGAGAAtgcattttcttgccttttccagtttctggaGGCGACTGGATGGCCCTGGTCTCGTCTTCAAGGCCAGAAGCATCTTCAaatctgcctctgccttctttcacttgtAAAGAGaaagacccttgtgattacactgacCACATCCAGATAATCCAGGGCAATCTCCCCATCTCAATATGCTTAATTTAATTCCATCcccaaagtcccttttgccatataagatAACATATTCATAGATTCCAAGGGATTAAGATGTGGGCATTTTGGAGGGGCTGTTTTTCTGCCTATTTCACAGGGACCTGATTTCTTTCACTGACTGACATTCCACCAAACTGTGAGCTTCCTAAGGACAGGTGCTATACCCAAATCAAGGCTTTGTAACTCTCTCTCCCTTACCCAGTTCCTGTCCATTATATAATAATTCACagttaggtatttatttatttatctcacttCTTGCCTCCTCCCTAGGTTAAAAAGTAAgctgcaaggggaaaaaaagagtaagttgCAAGAGGTCAGGGCCTATGTCTGGTATATGCATTACAGTGTCCAGCTCAGGGCTGCATGCACAGGGGGGCCTCAGTAGGACACCAGGCTCTGGGGTCAGGAAGATCTTGGACTGGATCCTGGCTTCACCAGGGATTTTGAACAAGCTACTTCCTTGGTTTACCCTCTATTTTCATAGTGATAAAATAAGGACAATAATACCTTCTATATGGGGTTGTTATGGGAAGTTAATGAGATTCACAAGCACCAAATAAAGTGctatgtattaaatatttgaggaaagtaTGCCTGGAGGAGATTCCACGAGAATGTACCtgggatgaatggatgaaagaatTCATGGGTCTCCCTCCTGGGTACTCTCTGTCTTATCCTGTCCCCACCATCCTGCTCtgactcctttttctctccctccactcagGGTCCCCTGATTGAATCCTGGGTAAGCAGCCTTCCCCCAGATGCGGCTACCCTCTCcttgggggaggaagaagagctCCATTATGCATCCCTCAGCTTTCATGGGACAGACACTTGGGGCCGGCAGGAACAGGTGCCAACTGGTATTGAATACTCCGAGATCAAGATTCACAAATGAGAGCCTGCTGAGACCCAGCCCTGGCTTGGGGGATCTTGGCACCTGAGgggcaaagaaaaagtcagtcTGATTCCTGTAGAATTAAAAGGCCTGCAGGCGATGAGCTGTAAGTACACAGCTTTAGAACACAGGCTAAAAGAACACAGGCTTTAGGAACAGTTTCAAGTTCAAAACCACACGCCACCCCTTTACTAAGCAAGTGACAGACCAATCCCTACTTTTCAGTGTCTCAGTTTCCCACTCTGTGAAACAGTGATGAGAACCCTTAGCTGCAAGTTCTTGGTGGGAATTACAGTAGGAAAATCCAGTCAGAGCTCCTGGCACAAAGTGTATGTTGACCACATGCTGGATCCCTGTGCTCTGAGCAGAAAAGTCTTCCTGAGAATTTTCCTGACTCTGGAGGGTTCCAGCAGCAGCCCTCACTCTCACCTGCTGACTTGCCTCCTCCTGAACATCCTTCCCACTAGGTCTTCCTCTGCCCTTGAAAGCCAAGCTCAAGAGGTAGACTTCTGGGTTCAGAAGGGAGTCAAGCAGTGGGACATGATCTCTCCCTGTGGAGACAAACCAAACCTATGAGGAAGGTTCcagtacatacatatgtatacatgcataaatTGGCAAACTGGTTCCAAAATTTACATAGACATGTGAAGGATCTAGAATAGCAAAAACAGTCTGGTGAAAGAAGAACACAGCTGGAGAAATAAGACTACTACAGAGCTAGAGAAACCAAGACACTGTGGTGTGGAAGAGAACACAGTCTAATTAGAGTGTGTATATATAGCTAATCGAACAGGTCCAAGTCTATTCAGTTGGGGAAGGAGGGACTTTTTAACAAATGGTCATAGAACAAGTGGATCAAGGTTTGGAAACAATGAACCTTGACCCCTTTCTCATGTCACATGCAAAACATTAGTCTGAGGTGAATCATAAACGTAGAAGTGAAAACTATAGAGGTTTTATAATTGTGCTGCCCAGTGGTAGCCACTGGCCACGCATGGCATTTAAGACATGctatactaggggcgcctgggtggctcagtcatttagaacatctgactcttgatttcagctagtgctgtgatctcagggtccaggataGAGCCTGCATCTggcttgctccatggggagtctgcttgctccttttcctctattccttcccaccctcctgcttgcactctctctctcaaatagataagtaattctttttttaaaaaaaatatgtgctaCATTTACAGTACAAAAAAGGGATAAAAGATGtcgttaataatttttaatatggatTACCTGCTggaatgataatattttagatatactaGTTTAACTATACTgttattaaaagtaatttcatggggagggtatgtgctttggtgagtgctgtgaagtgtgtaaacctggcgattcacagacctgtacccctggggataaaaatatatgtttataaaaaataaaaaattaaataaaaaaagtaatttcaccagtttctttttactttttttattatagctcctagatttttgaaattatatatttggcTTGCATTATTTTTCTATCAGGCAGAATTGCTCTAGGAGAAAATTTAGGAGAATATCTGTGGGTATACAAAGATTTCTCACAGAACATCCACAACAGtaagcattatatatttttttcattaaaaactcctgttcatcaaaagacatgattaagaaaataaacaggcaagccataaactggaagaaatatatataaatatatatatccctgaaacggggcttgaacttagactataaaaagaattattaccAGTTAATAACACaataacctaattttttaaatgaggaaaatgactTAATCatatatttcacaaaagaagagatTCAAATGGCCAGTAGGTAAATGAAAGGTGGTCAACACTGCTGGacatcaaggaaatgaaattcaccacaatgagatgccctatcacatctgtcagaatggctgaaatcaaaaaGCCTGAGCACACCAAATGTTGGAGAGGGTGTAGAGGAATTGAAACTCTTGTATATTTCTGGTGGGATATAAATTGTACAACTGTGGGTTCTGTACAACGGTGTGGCGGTTTTGTATAGTTAAACAAAATACCCactctatgacccagaaattccacctGTAATTTTTACTcgagaagaatgaaaacaaaggtCCCACACAAACTTTTGTACATAaacatttataacagcattattcataataaacaaaggtagaaacaacttaaatgcccatcatcaacaacaactacaaacctagatgcccatcaacaagTAAATGGATAACCAAAGTGTTACAGCAtacaaacaacagaatactattcctcaaaataaaagaatgaacagttGGCCCAtgtaaaaacatgaatgaatctcaaaaacatggtgagtgaaagaagacagaaacaaaagaatatactCTATAATTCCAtttagatggggcacctgggtgactcagtggttaagcctctgccttcagctcaggtcatgatctcagggtcctgggatcaagtcccacgtcgggctctctgctcagcggagaacctgcttcctcctctctctctctctctctctctctctgcctacttgtgatctgtcaaataaatgaataaaatcttataattcCACTTAGATGAAGTTCAAGTACAGATGAAACTAATTTATTGGGACAGAAATTCAACAAAAGGAGCTGCCTCTGTTTGGGGGTGTGTGGCTGGGGGATAACTTAAATAGTGCACAAGGACACTTTCTGGGATGCAGAAAACATCCCATATCTTATTGGGATAGTAGTTATATGAGTGTATGTGTTTACCAAAACTCATTGACTTATTCATGTAAGATTTCTGCATTTTACTGTATATAGATCTACCtttgacaaaaaataataaaatttttaaacaataatgaAAAGTCTTTAGGTAAAATTCAACAGTCTTACTTAAGACTgtaaggtggggaggggtggctggggggctgagtccttaagcatctgccttccactcaggtcatgaccctagggtccttggatggagctgctgcgttgggctccttgctcagcaggaagcctgtttctccctctcccattcttcctgcttgtgttccctctctaactgtctctctctctctctgccaaataaataaataaaatcttaatttaaaaaaagactttaaggtGGAGAAATACAGGTTCAGATATAGAAATAGTAAAATGCCCACGTCTGCTGATGGGTACATGCAGTAGTTAACTCAGGatgtatttggttttctttcattcagaTAAGGTGGTTTTGGAAATATCTGTGAATCTATGCATTTTTTGACCCATAGATCTAGTGGTTAAGTAAGTGACCACGGAGACAAtgcaaaaaagaaattcatgggCAGAATATAAAGAAATGGCACCGAGATGCATAAAAGCATGCACATACCTATTTTCAATCTGCCCGCACACCTCGAAGTTGATTCAGAAGACAGTGCTGGTCAGCCCATCTGAGGACGAGCTGTTAGCGGGGGAAGAGGGGCGGGAGGTGCTGAAAACTGGAGCTGGCTCTTCCTGCAGGCAATGTTTTAACTTTATTGGGTTTTAATAGAGCAGAGTGGCACAGTGAAGACTGCTGGGTCCataactttattgttttttttttcctgattataaaaacAGTTCATACATTttgtgaggggggaaaaaaaccactttGGAACATACAGTAAAgtgcaaagaagaaaattaagagatAAGACTGTTAATAGTTAACATTTCCATGTTTTTGTACAGGGGTGTATATATGTGTAAAcgcacacatacatgtgtatgtatgcacatatataagtatctgtgtgtgtatacatacaactGTAGTCAGCTAATCTCCCCTCTTCATAACGATGGTCCTACCAGGTGCAGTTTTACATTATACATTCCTAACAATGAGTTGTAAGCATTTCCTGCATCAGTGAACACCTTTCTCCAGCGTGGTTTCTAACCATGACAGATTAGCGCAAACTGCGCAGTGTCCATTTAATAAATTCCTGGTTGCTGGGCAATTATAGGTTGTTCAGTTTCCCCATCACTGGCAATGGTCATCTTTGCATCTTCTCTGGTGGTGCCATGGCATCAAGCTAAGAGAAGGGAGAAGTCAGAAGCGGGTTTGCTTGTGGAGAAGAGGCCTCAGAATTAGAGCACTGGGCTCCACTTATGACCCGCCCCAGGCTACTTTCCACTGATTGGCTCTGACTGGCAGATGGAGCAGCCAATGGCCGCTCTGCCCTTGACGTCTCCCCCACCCTGTCCTAGGTGGGGACTCCAGACTTGCTCCTAGAGTCTCCACCTCCCAGCTTCAGTGTGACTGGGCTGGTTCCTTCTCTTGACTCTCTCCTCCAGTTAGACCCTGTTCCCTCTCCAGCCTGGCCCATCCCTCTGGGGACTCTCAGTGCTTCCCCCTCGCTTCCACCTCACCTTTTTGCCCATTTGGTTTTGTCCTCATGTTCTAAGGCAGACACTGGGTAACCGGGGCTGCCTgcggggagaaatcagagaagatgTCATGTTTCAGATCCTCAGGAAACAGAATTCCGGAGAATCCTGGGGAGATGAAGGGTCAGCTTCTTCTTTCCAAGCCCTCCTTGTGAAGGACCTCAGGAGTAGCAGGGGATGAATCTGGGAGTTTAACCTCTGCATTGAGAGTCCTCCACATTCCCCCATATGTTTTAGCATTTTTGATGTCTTAAGGTCACTGGAGGGAGATGCCATGGGGCAGCAGAtgtggggagggaaaagagacTGTGTGTACCTGGGGAAGAAGCTGGCACTACCTGGGCTAATTCCTAGTGATAATAATATTAAGTTATTTCACACCTGTTATATGCCAGACACTAGAGTAGATGATTTATAGAAATTATGTTGAATCCTCTCAACAGTCACACGAAGTAGAAACTTTAACCCTGTTTTGTGAATGAAGAAACAAGACTTCAGAGAGGTGAAGAAGCTTGCCTaaagtcacatagctagaaaATGACAGAAGCTTGTTCTGAACCTGGCCTTTCTGattcccagctccctgctctcatGCATTCCAGACTGGAGAGCTGAGACCAAGGAGAATGTGGCACCTCTAAGGAGAATGGGGCATTGGAGATGTTCAGTTCACTCCTGGCTACGAGGAGGGGGTTATGCCTGGCTAGATTGCATCTTTCAGGTTGTAGAAGAAAAAGTAACCTAGATATCCTGGAACAACTCTTAAACTTCCAGGGTTTATCATGACTAGTTTGGAAAAGTATATAAACACGTTGAATGATGATGCTATCAGTAAtaatacttaagattttattcagtgcttactatgtgccacgCTTTGTTCCAAGCTATTTGTCAGTGACACTGACTTTATCCCCATAGCAGATATCCCTATGAGGTCAATACCagtattactcccattttacacatgGCAAACTGAAGCACAAATGGGCTAACTGTCACACGACAGTCAATACTTTAAGCTTCTTGTTGGACCATGCAATGATCACATATAGGTTCCAtatcaaaatactaaaatgatttgaaaaaagaatgtatcttCTAAAATCTTCACtgtcatcaccacaatcaatacCACTGCCACCACaatcactaccaccaccatcaccaccatcaccaccccccccatcatcaccattaccaccatcaccaccaccaccacaatcatcactaacatcaccatcaccaccatcaccatcaccaccaccatcaccaccacaacCACTACTACTTTAGCATCACCAACATCATCAGCACcagcatcaccatcaccaccaccatcaccaccacaacCACTACTACTTTAGCATCACCAACATCATCAGCACcagcatcaccatcatctccatcatcactgCTTTCTTTAACATCTACTGCAATGGTTCTCAGTCAAGGCAATGTTGTCCTCAAGACCTTTCTAACACTTAGAGCCATTTTTGGTTGTCTAAACTTAGACTGATGGAGGTTATTGCTGCTGGTATcaagtgggtagaggccagggatgctgctaagcATGCTACAATGTAGCCTTAACCCACCCCTGAAATAATTATCTGACCCCAAATATTGATAGTGCTAAGCTTGAGAAATTCTGATCTACTTTGTACCAAGAATGCTGCTAATTGTTTTATCTTCCAAGAATTGTGTCTAGTCCCCATATCTCCCTTCAGGGAAGATGTTACCCTTCACATCCTCCAGATGGGTGAAGAGGACCTGAATGGATTATGATCTATTGAGGGCCAGCTAGACAGCTAAAGTCAGAGCTGAGATTGAAACCCAGATTAGAATCTTCCCTCTGACCAGTCTCCTCCCCTGCAGTTGACTCTACTACCTGTTTCCCTAACTTCACTTGGTAACTAGCGACTACCATGTTCCAGACCATGCTCGATGCTTGGCACCCACCCTGCTCATTCTCATGGTTGCCTCTCTAGGTGGACCTCCATATCAACATCATAAACACAAAGAAACTGGGATGAAAGGAAGTCGCTAAGTGAAACCCCATTGCTATATGGAGGCATGACTGCCTCTACATTCTCCATCTCTGTCAGTGGCTTCTAGTCCATGACCTATCTATCTGCCTCCGATGATTCCTGACAACACATTCCTAGCTTGTCCCTTCCCCTCCTGGCTTTGCCTTCCCTTCTTAAGGAAGTGTTCTTGAGACCCATTCCCCAGACAGCACCCCACCCTTGACCCAGACAAGAGGCACCTGGTGGAGAAATGGCTGATCAAGGCATAGATCAGGATTCCACAGATGTAGACACTGCCCAGGACTGTGAACACAATGAGCCACACCACTTTGGCTCCTGAGATGTAGAAACCTCTGTTCACAACAGGAGTTGTGTCCCCTGGAGGAGAGGATACAAGGGAGTCAGGGACAACATCATTCAACACTTTGCTCACCCACACATCTATTTCAGAGATTTATCAGCATCTGCTATGTTCCAAATGTTAAGAATTCAGTAGTGACATTCCAGCTGGAAAGTGGACAATTGACAATTAGGCAAAGAAATGTCTAATATCATTGCAAGCAGCAGGAAGCTctccaaaaaagaataaacccaCTCAAGAGGGTAGAGAGTGACAGGGTCAGGGGTGTTGATTACACAGGGTCTTTAACTAACTCATTGCACAGGTATTTGCTGAGCACCAACTACGTGCCAGGCACAGCGTTAAATAAGCACTGGGGACAAGTGGTGAGCAAACAGTGCTCCCAGCCTCTGTCCTTCTGGAGCTCACAGTCCAGTGGAGTTAGAAAGGTGTGGATCAGTCAGTGCATAATCATTCACTGTCGGTCTGTCATGTCTGGTGCATAGCAGGTGCTTAGTAAATAGTATGGGGTGACCAGAATAAATGTCTCCAGCCCACATTCAGTGTTTGTGGCTCTCTCCGGGACAAGCCAAGCTGATGGCTTCTCATGCACTATCTGATTTAATTCTGCCAGAAGTCCTGTCATATAGggacccttttttatttttatttttttttaaagattttatttatttatttgacagagagaaatcacaagtagatggagaggcaggcagagagagagagagggaagcaggctccctgccgagcagagagcccgatgcgggacccgatcccaggaccctgagatcatgacctgagccgaaggcagcggcttaaaccactgagccacccaggcgcccctagggacccttttttaaaataaaatattttatttatttatttgacagacagaaatcacaagtaggcagagaggtaggcagaggggggtggggaagcaggctccctgccaaacagagggcccgaatgtagggctcgatcccagcagcctgggaccatgacccaagcagaaggcagaggctttaacccactgagccacccaggtgccctagggaCCTTTTTATCTCTAcactacagataaggaaactgaggctcaggaggcTCTTCCCATTTACAGATTCATTCTCAAGCCATATTCCAAATACCACATCCACAACGGATCCCTGCTTCCTCTGCACCACCACCCGCTCTAGCCTTTCCACTTTCTCTTCTGAGCAACCGAGTAAAACAGCTGAGGACATAGGTTGTGAAGCCGGACTACCAGAATTTGAGCGCTGCCTCCTCTGTTGATTGGAACTGGAACGTGGGAAAAAGCACTCAAACTTCCCACAGCTCAGTTCTCTTCTCTGTAAATGGAGGTGGCGTTCACAACAGTCACTTCCTCTGCAGTGAGACTATGAGGGCCGCACAGATTAGAAGAGgggctggcacatagtaagtgctcatttGATGTTAGCTGACCAACTCCCCCTGGGACTCACTCTTGCTCTGATCTGAGGTCCCCCAGGGCTTTATGGAGGGGGGCAGCTTTGGACTTGGACCTCAGAGGACAGGACAGGGTGGGGGGTAGATTTTACCCTACCATCGTGAGCATGGCTTTGCAGGGTGGGGACAGCATACATGATGATGGGCACTGCCTAGGCAAAAGCACAGAGATGGGAAGATTTGGGGAACATGAGCGTCAGAGGTGGGCTACTGTACTTACGGGACAGCTGGATCTGGAATTCCCTGTACAAGGTCAGCTGGGTCGCAGGGTTCTCCACGATGCATCTGTATTTGCCCATCTGGTCCCAGGTCAGACTTTGGAGAGTGACGCTTGCCTCTGAGAAGCTCAGGAGAGAGCCATTGTGGATCCACTGGTACGTGGAACTGGGTTTGGAAATGGCATCACACTCCATCATCACCTGGGAGCCAATCTTAGCAGACAGGACGCCTTTGGAGGTAATGGGACTGGTACTCAGCCGCACATTGTCTGGCCCATCTGCAGAGATGGCAGGAGACCCGTAGCTATGTTTCTGACCCCTTGGGATCCTGTCTCCTTCCCTCAATCCACACACAGTCCTCCCTTACCAGAAGGTGCTCCACCGTTGCACCCCAAGTATCCCCTAGATCCAACACATGCAAGGCAGCTGTGCCAACAACATTACTATAACTATAACATCTTCCATTTCAAGCATCTATTATGAGTCAGTCCCATGACAGACCTTCACATCATGATAAAATAGGAGTAGAAGTAATATATCAGGTCCCCTGAACGTTGGGCTCTGTTCTAAACACTTTATAGGTTCATACATTTGCTTAATCCCCATAACAACCCATGGgttaattttatagatgaggcaaaTGGGGTTCCCAAAGAGAGGATTAGGGATTTCATAGCATCCTACTGACCCACAAATGGACTAAACAAATTCCCCTATGGCCTGGGAGGAATCTCCCTGCAGAAGCAGATCCTAGGTCCTGGCTCTTGACTGCAAACCTGCAGCCAGCAAGCTGTGTGTGGAGGTCAGAAACTGTCTGCTCTGTGACCACTTTATCTCCATGATTGCCAGAGCATGCTTGTTAGGAAATCTGATGGACTTCGTGTGGTTCTAGATTTAGATGTGAACCGTTCAAGACTTGTGCTTTTTCACAGTCCGAAGATGTGAAAGAGTTTGGTAAATGTGAAAAAGTCCCCGAACATTGTAAAGATCCAAAGTTCATTATATTTATAAGATGATGTCTTCGATTTACAAGACCCGTTTGATATTTTGGAGGAGGTCTGGCTGGATTGTGTACTTGGGTTGGTGGGTGGTTGAAGGatcatggagaaaagagaatgaatgaaatctgtCATTTAGCTTTAAAATCAAACTGTTTAAGGGAGGATAGCCAGTTCAATCTGagtaaaaggaaaagtgaaggtgATTTTACTAAATTTAGAAAACCAGAATAAAAAGACCAATGTATCTGAAGGCTCAAGGGAACATGGGATTTGAATATTTAACAAGTTGAAtgacatttttaagaaactattaGTTGTAAGAAGTCCTGTCTTTACAAAAGCCATATCTGAACAAATTTGCACTCTTTCTAATCTGAGGAGTAGCAAGTTGGGTCCCCATTTTAAATAGCAGATCATTCTGTGCCCTGAGGGTGATTCTAAGTCCagagagctgagattcaaacccagatacAGCTGGCTGGGGGCTGACTCATGGTGTTTCCTCTCCCCGGTTCTGCCTGTATTATTGCTACATCCCTGGGTGGCCCTAAGCCCACCCCCAGCATTACTCCAGGGCCCCAGACCACTCACAGGCCACAGTCAGAGAGATAATTTTACTATTCTGAGGAATCTCCAGGATGCTGTCTATCTCGCAATAAAGTGTTCTGTCATAGCGGCTGACTCTGTGAATGACAAGGGTCTTGAGGTCCGGGGAGATTGTCATCCGGTCACTGCTGGACACCAGTGTAAAATCCACATACCACTTGACAGTAGTGGCATTGGTGTAGCAAATGGCGGCCACAGAATCCACGTCTTCTACAAGAGAGGTGGCGTTGGCCCAGATGTCTGGCTTGCCTTCCACATCTgggggaagcaggaagaagaCATTAGGGGTGGGGTCTGCCTCCCCAAGCTCTGCTTGGGAGAGAAACCCCGAAGGGGCTTCCGGGGTAGGTTGGTGAGAAGCCAAGAGTTGTAAGATGGGGTCTGAGGTCTTGGCAGGGGAGCAGCCCtagagcagggagggacagagaagtagGGAGTGGGCACAAGTGGTTGAGGTGTGGACACTAGTCTGAGTCTCCCATCCTAGGTGTGGAGTCATCACTGTGCATCCACTGCAGTAATGGTGAGTTCTTGAGATAGATGTGTGGCCTAATGGTTGTTTCTGAACCCAGGACCTAAAACGAGAACACCCCCAACTGAGGAGCCATCGGTAGCATTCAATGTGACAGGTGACATTTGAACTCTGTATAATAATTGCTCCCTTTATCTGAGTCCCATTCACTTTACAGTTACTTACAGATTACTTACAGTTACTTGCACATACAGATACTCCCTCCAACCTTACAAAAGACAGAGGAGATactatccccattctacagatgaggaaacagaacacCACAGAGGGAAGATGAAGGCTCAAGGCCATGGGACATATTCATAGTCAGAAGTAAACACAGGACTTCTTATCTCCAAATCCCCACTCTACCCACTCAGCCCCGTGGAGCCCCCAGGAGCTGTCTATAGTAGACAGAATTCCAAGACGGCCTCATGACTTCAATCTGTATAGTCCCTGCCCCTCAAATGTGGGTAGAGCCTATGACTTCCTTCTAACCTAAACAATATGGCAAAAGTGATGGACTGTCATTCCAATCGTTACCCTTATGTCATATAAGACTCCTTCTTAACAGAGTTAAAACTTCTTAACAGAGTCTCCCTTTCCCAGAGAGGCAGAATTCAGTTGACCTTGAAGAATCAAAGAGTCATGATGTGACATTCCCATGGACAGAGCCATACATGAGACCACAGCCCCACCTTGCGAGTCTCAGAGCACAGCACTTGCCAGACTTGCCAGACAGGGATGTGTGCTAATAAATGGGTATTGTCTAAGACTGCCACTTGTGGCTCTTTGTTATGCAGCAGAACTAACTGATACCCTGAGAGTGAAACTGGAACCCTTGAAGGAAACCAGTGACCCATCTCAGCAGGAGAAGCTGGACTATATCTGCCAAGTCTCCCCCTGTCACCTGCAGGTGGAGGAGACTTGGACAGTATGATCTCCCAGGGACCTCACTCCCAAAGCTCCCAGGTCTGGAAATGGGCAACCTGCCAACTCACCTTGTATTTCAAGCCAGCCGGTTGCTGTCTGGGTCCCATTGCCAGTGTCCACCCTCACAGTGTAGT
This region includes:
- the CEACAM18 gene encoding carcinoembryonic antigen-related cell adhesion molecule 18, with amino-acid sequence MDLSRPRCRLWRELVLLASLLAWGTRQASSQIYISPESLLGFKGLRTIIVLENATEDALEFSWHRGANDTEDNMIVSYKPPSNFWQTGPMYRGRENVTTLGDLMIRRSALSDTGNYTVRVDTGNGTQTATGWLEIQDVEGKPDIWANATSLVEDVDSVAAICYTNATTVKWYVDFTLVSSSDRMTISPDLKTLVIHRVSRYDRTLYCEIDSILEIPQNSKIISLTVAYGPDNVRLSTSPITSKGVLSAKIGSQVMMECDAISKPSSTYQWIHNGSLLSFSEASVTLQSLTWDQMGKYRCIVENPATQLTLYREFQIQLSRDTTPVVNRGFYISGAKVVWLIVFTVLGSVYICGILIYALISHFSTRTIAVDVKESSDDGDDGDAGADDVGDAKVVVVVVVMVVVMVMLVLMMLVMLK